The window CGGCCGATGGATAGGTTTCTGGATACCATCGGATGATAGCTGCCGCCTCTTTCCTCCACATCATGGTAGGATGGATAAAAAGATTCCTGAAATTCATTCCCAATCGTATTCCTTTCATTTTTACTGGTGTCTGGTAAAGGAATCTTTCCTTTGTACTGGTATTTATGAAATAACACCAGGAGCCGGCAAGCATTATTTCCGGATGCTTGTCAAGGTAGGCAACCTGTTCATAAAACCTTTCAGGATGGCATTGATCACCGCAGTCCAGCCGTGCTATGTATATATAATTGCCGTTGGTGTAGATATACTCCAGGCCTGCATTGAGAGCAGCTGTAATGCCTTTGTTCAGGGGTAGTTTTATTATTTCTATGTGGGTAGTCCTGGCGGCAGTCCTTACCTGCCATTCATTTAAAGGAACAACAGATCCGTCATCTACTATCAGAATCCCAAACCTGTCATGGGTGTATACAATGCTTGCCACTGCCTCCACCAATCCTCTGGGGTCATTATAATGTGGTATCAGGACAATAAAGTCCAGTGGTTTTCCAGACGATAGCATGGGCCTCAGGTAAAGTTTAATGGTTGGCGCAAAGATCAAATGAAATGCTCCTGTTGCCATCGGTGAAAACACTGATTTTTCATTTTATTAACGGTATTTATTTTAGGAAATGTGGTAATCGAAATTTTTTCGAGCAACTGTTCAATTAGTTTTGGGCTCAGGTTTTGAAAACCTGTTGCATATCGATGAAAACCTTATCCAGGACCGGTTACAAAAAGATCGTTCATCATACATCGGCTGACCAATCTTTATTTGCAGTTTCTTTAAATGGGCAAAGGGATTACTTCTATGCCGCCATGAAGCGTATGGTTGATATTGTTTTTTCCCTGGTAATCCTGGTTGGAATATTGAGCTGGCTCGTACCGGTTTTGTTAATATTAATCCGCATGGGCTCGCGTGGCCCCGCTTTTTTTACGCAGGAAAGGGTGGGGTATATGGGACGTGTATTCCGGATTTACAAGTTCAGGACCATGGTGCTGAATGACGATGCGCATACGATGCAGGCTGTTCCCGGTGATCCAAGGGTAACTAAACTAGGCAGTTGGTTGAGGTCCACTGGATTGGATGAGCTTCCGCAATGCTGGAATGTTTTGATGGGTGATATGAGTTTAATAGGACCCAGACCCCATATGCTGGCTGATGAATTGGTTTTTTCAGGGATGGTCCCCAACTATGGATTAAGGTATAGTGTGCGTCCGGGTATAACCGGAATGGCACAGGTGAAAGGGTGTAAAGGACCAGTTGATGATCCAAGGCTGATCGTTCACCGTTTCAATTGGGACGCTTTTTATGTTAGGAATGCGGGTATTGTTTTGGACCTTCGGATAAGCTGGCTGACCATTAAACATATATTGGGTGTGCTGGTTTCCCGCAATCAATGATCATCCCCAACTTGTCCTGTCCAAACTCCTGTATTGAATGGCTTCCGCGACATGTTCCGGTAAGATAGAGGGGCAACCGGCAAGGTCGGCGATGGTACGCGAAACCTTAAGGATGCGGTCGAAAGCCCTTGCCGAAAGATTGAGTTTTTCCATGGCTGTTTTCAAGAGCTTCATGCTGGACGATTCCAGGTAACAGTATTCCTTGAGTTGACGGGCTGTGATCTGGGCGTTGGCATATATTCCTGTAAGTTCCCTGAACCTCCCTTCCTGGATTTGCCTGGCTGCAATAACACGGTGCCTAATCGCTTCAGAATTTTCCCTTCCCGAATGCAGGCTCAATTCCCCAAAAGCAACTGGCGTTACCTCAACGTGAAGATCGATCCTGTCTAGTAAGGGACCTGAAACTTTGTTAAGGTATTTTTGGACAACACCGGGATGGCAGGTGCATTCTTTTTCAGGGTGGTTATAGAACCCGCAGGGGCAGGGATTCATCGAGGCTACCAGCATGAAACTAGCGGGGAAGTCAAGGGCAATCTTGGCCCTTGAAATGGTAACCCTTCTTTCTTCCATGGGTTGACGCATAACTTCCAATACAGATCTTTTGAACTCCGGTAATTCATCAAGGAATAGTACGCCATTGTGTGCGAGGGATATTTCCCCCGGCTGTGGTACGCCACCACCCCCTACAAGTGCTACATCGCTAATGGTGTGGTGGGGGGATCGGAAAGGGCGTTTATTGATGAGGGTGGCATGTTCCGGCAATTTTCCTGCAACACTGTGGATCTTGGTTGTTTCCAGTGCTTCCTGCAGGCTCAGGGGAGGAAGGATCGTTGGTAATCTTTTGGCCAACATGGTTTTGCCGGCTCCCGGAGGGCCGATGAGGATCAGGTTGTGGCCGCCTGCTGCTGCAATCTCCATTGCCCTTTTAATATTCTCCTGGCCTTTCACATCGCAGAAATCCATATCGAATTCATATTGCGACTGCAGGAATTCTTCCCTGGTATTCACCCTGACAGGTTGTAAAAGCTCCGGGTTGTTGAGGAAGGCAATGACTTCATTTATATGGTGCACCCCAAAGACATCGAGGTTGTTGACCATTGCCGCTTCCCTCGCATTCTGTTTCGGGAGGATCAGTCCCCTGAACTGCTCCTTCCTGGTATTGATGGCAATTGGTAAGGCCCCCCTGATCGGGTGAATGCTGCCATCAAGGCCCATTTCGCCCATTAGTACAAAATCTCCCAACAGGTCCCTGTTGTCCATTTGGCCAGTTGCCCCCAGCAGTCCAATGGCCATGGGGAGGTCAAAGGCGGATCCTGATTTCCTGATATCAGCCGGGGCAAGGTTGATGACTACTTTTTGCCTGGGGAAGTAATAACCATTTGCCTTGAATGCACTTTCGATCCTTTGCACACTTTCTTTAACGGCGTTATCTGGCAAGCCAACCATAAAGGTGTTTTTGCCGTTCATTACCGTGACCTCCACCGAAATGGTGATCGCTTCTACACCGTACACTGCACTTCCAAAGGTCTTCACTAACATGTCTCCAAATTAGTGGAAATGACCGGCCGCCAATGAGGGTTATTTAACGGTACTTATAATAGTTTCAGCAAGGATCTTCATGGATGGATCTGCCGTCAATTGCTCAGGGGAAAATGGCAGGCTTAATTCGAATAATGTTTCTTTCTTGTCAATAGAAAGGGGTCGTATAGTGGATTGTTGGCCTGCGCTGAACTGCAGCTCGTACTTAAATTGAAATGGTTTTTCCTGTAATTGTGTTATCCTCACTGAAACCTTATTGGTTGCTGTTTTCTTCCATTCGATGGATAGCCGTGGGTGCCCGGGCTGCCGCAGCCATTGTTGGAAGAACTGGTTAAAGTCCCGGCCACTGGTACTGTTCAATACTTGAAGGAAATCTTCTGTAGTCGCGTTCTTGCCCTTATAAGCCTGGTAATAGTTCCTGATCGTTCGCCAGAATAGCTGGTCTCCAATCTCTTTCCTGATCATATGTAAAACCCAGGCAGCTTTTTGGTAACTATTGGCATTCAACAGTTCCATATAATTGTTTTCGGTGCTGTCCACAATGGGCTTGCCTGGTTGTTCCCTGTAGAAGCGCACAACAGTTGCCTTCTGCTGTTCCAGTAACTTTTTTAAGGTGTCTGCCCCATACCTGCTCTCCAGGTACATGTCCGACAGGTAGGTTGCGAACCCTTCACTCAGCCATATATGGCTCCAGTGTTTTTCTGTTGCACTGTTCCCAAACCATTGATGGGCGATCTCATGACTAATCAGGGCTTCCTCCTTCCTTGCGCCATTGACTGAATTTTCGTGA is drawn from Flavihumibacter rivuli and contains these coding sequences:
- a CDS encoding glycosyltransferase; this encodes MATGAFHLIFAPTIKLYLRPMLSSGKPLDFIVLIPHYNDPRGLVEAVASIVYTHDRFGILIVDDGSVVPLNEWQVRTAARTTHIEIIKLPLNKGITAALNAGLEYIYTNGNYIYIARLDCGDQCHPERFYEQVAYLDKHPEIMLAGSWCYFINTSTKERFLYQTPVKMKGIRLGMNFRNLFIHPTMMWRKEAAAIIRWYPETYPSAEDYAFAYSLMERSAATIIPKALVTCQLNPNGISYQKRRQQLQSRSLVVKTISRQPLPKLLGRFKLWLMQMIPFNWILRIKFLIHRKQHSIQI
- a CDS encoding sugar transferase; translation: MKTLSRTGYKKIVHHTSADQSLFAVSLNGQRDYFYAAMKRMVDIVFSLVILVGILSWLVPVLLILIRMGSRGPAFFTQERVGYMGRVFRIYKFRTMVLNDDAHTMQAVPGDPRVTKLGSWLRSTGLDELPQCWNVLMGDMSLIGPRPHMLADELVFSGMVPNYGLRYSVRPGITGMAQVKGCKGPVDDPRLIVHRFNWDAFYVRNAGIVLDLRISWLTIKHILGVLVSRNQ
- a CDS encoding YifB family Mg chelatase-like AAA ATPase — protein: MLVKTFGSAVYGVEAITISVEVTVMNGKNTFMVGLPDNAVKESVQRIESAFKANGYYFPRQKVVINLAPADIRKSGSAFDLPMAIGLLGATGQMDNRDLLGDFVLMGEMGLDGSIHPIRGALPIAINTRKEQFRGLILPKQNAREAAMVNNLDVFGVHHINEVIAFLNNPELLQPVRVNTREEFLQSQYEFDMDFCDVKGQENIKRAMEIAAAGGHNLILIGPPGAGKTMLAKRLPTILPPLSLQEALETTKIHSVAGKLPEHATLINKRPFRSPHHTISDVALVGGGGVPQPGEISLAHNGVLFLDELPEFKRSVLEVMRQPMEERRVTISRAKIALDFPASFMLVASMNPCPCGFYNHPEKECTCHPGVVQKYLNKVSGPLLDRIDLHVEVTPVAFGELSLHSGRENSEAIRHRVIAARQIQEGRFRELTGIYANAQITARQLKEYCYLESSSMKLLKTAMEKLNLSARAFDRILKVSRTIADLAGCPSILPEHVAEAIQYRSLDRTSWG